The following coding sequences are from one Mycolicibacterium aichiense window:
- a CDS encoding class I SAM-dependent methyltransferase, whose protein sequence is MNEAHEVCGSDEWRTIMREQILPWVLGDTDLGDDVLEVGPGFGAATDVLSRTVPQVTCVEIDERLATMLGERFAGEPSVRIVRGDATALEFPDARFSGAACFTMLHHVPTAELQDRLFAEVARVLRPGATLVASDGIGDDDMAAAHVGDTYNPIDPADLADRLTAAGFERIDVRTNDFGWAAIARR, encoded by the coding sequence ATGAACGAGGCGCACGAGGTCTGCGGCAGTGACGAATGGCGCACGATCATGCGGGAGCAGATCCTGCCGTGGGTCCTCGGTGACACCGACTTGGGCGATGACGTCCTGGAAGTGGGGCCGGGCTTCGGCGCGGCCACCGACGTGCTGAGCCGGACTGTGCCACAGGTGACGTGCGTCGAGATCGATGAACGGCTCGCGACGATGCTCGGCGAGCGGTTCGCCGGGGAGCCGTCGGTCCGGATCGTGCGCGGCGACGCGACCGCACTGGAGTTCCCCGACGCGCGGTTCTCGGGTGCGGCGTGTTTCACGATGCTGCACCACGTTCCGACCGCCGAGCTGCAGGACCGACTGTTCGCCGAGGTGGCCCGGGTATTGCGGCCGGGCGCCACGCTGGTGGCCAGCGACGGCATCGGTGACGACGACATGGCTGCCGCACATGTGGGCGACACCTACAATCCGATCGATCCGGCCGACCTGGCGGACCGATTGACCGCGGCCGGATTCGAGCGAATCGATGTGCGCACCAACGACTTCGGCTGGGCGGCAATCGCCCGCCGCTAA
- a CDS encoding MATE family efflux transporter — MRIAALALPALGVLAAEPIYLLFDIAIVGRLGALSLAGLAIGGLILSVVSAQLTFLSYGTTARSARFYGAGNRAAAVGEGVQATWLALGMGVAIVAAVHVAAVPIVSAIAGTKSGGGDIAGAALPWVRIAIFGVPAILISAAGNGWMRGVQDTMRPLRYVLVGFAVSAVLCPLLVYGWLGLPRLELAGSAIANLVGQWLAATLFCWALLAEKVSLRLDTSVLRAQVVMGRDLVLRTLAFQACFVSAAAVAARFGAAAVAAHQVVLQLWNFLALVLDSLAIAAQSLVGAALGAGRAEHAKSVAWRVTVFSAIAAAVLAFVFAAGASVLPALFTDDRSVLAEIGVPWWFMVAQLPIAGIVFALDGVLLGAGDAAFMRTATLVSALVGFLPLIWLSLVFGWGLLGIWSGLSAFMVLRLVFVGWRALSGRWLVPGTN; from the coding sequence CTGCGGATCGCGGCGCTGGCGCTTCCCGCGCTGGGTGTCCTTGCCGCCGAACCGATCTATCTGCTGTTCGACATCGCGATTGTCGGCCGGCTCGGTGCGCTGAGCCTGGCCGGCCTGGCGATCGGCGGCCTGATCCTGTCGGTGGTCAGCGCCCAGCTCACCTTCCTGTCCTACGGGACGACGGCTCGCTCCGCGCGCTTCTACGGCGCGGGTAACCGGGCCGCGGCCGTCGGCGAAGGGGTACAGGCCACCTGGCTGGCGCTCGGGATGGGCGTCGCGATCGTGGCTGCCGTGCACGTGGCCGCGGTTCCGATTGTGTCGGCGATCGCGGGCACGAAGTCCGGCGGTGGCGACATCGCCGGGGCCGCGTTGCCCTGGGTGCGGATCGCGATCTTCGGTGTGCCGGCCATCCTCATCTCCGCGGCAGGCAACGGCTGGATGCGCGGTGTGCAGGACACCATGCGCCCGCTGCGCTACGTGCTGGTGGGTTTCGCCGTCTCGGCGGTGCTGTGCCCGTTGCTCGTCTACGGCTGGCTGGGCCTGCCACGGCTGGAACTGGCCGGTTCGGCGATCGCCAATCTGGTTGGGCAGTGGCTGGCCGCGACCCTGTTCTGCTGGGCACTGCTCGCCGAGAAGGTGTCGCTGCGGCTGGACACCTCGGTGCTGCGCGCGCAGGTGGTGATGGGCCGTGATCTGGTGTTGCGGACCCTGGCCTTCCAGGCCTGTTTCGTGTCGGCCGCCGCGGTGGCCGCCCGGTTCGGGGCGGCGGCGGTCGCCGCGCATCAGGTCGTGTTGCAGCTGTGGAATTTCCTTGCGCTGGTGCTGGATTCACTTGCGATCGCCGCGCAGTCGCTGGTCGGCGCCGCGCTCGGCGCGGGCCGCGCGGAGCACGCGAAGTCGGTCGCATGGCGGGTGACGGTGTTCTCCGCGATCGCCGCCGCCGTGCTCGCGTTCGTGTTCGCAGCAGGCGCATCGGTGCTGCCGGCGCTGTTCACCGACGACCGGTCGGTGCTGGCGGAGATCGGGGTGCCGTGGTGGTTCATGGTGGCCCAATTGCCCATCGCCGGAATCGTGTTCGCTCTCGACGGGGTGCTGCTGGGCGCCGGCGACGCGGCGTTCATGCGTACCGCGACATTGGTCAGCGCGCTGGTCGGTTTCCTGCCGCTGATCTGGCTGTCGTTGGTGTTCGGCTGGGGGCTGCTCGGCATCTGGTCGGGCCTGAGCGCGTTCATGGTGCTGCGACTGGTGTTCGTCGGGTGGCGGGCGTTGTCCGGGCGCTGGCTGGTGCCAGGCACGAATTAG
- a CDS encoding DHH family phosphoesterase yields MTAIDSTTEITRPSRRVDAHGAVEVLRGAGAVSVICHVHPDADSVGAGLALALILERDGVDVEVSFATPSTLPESLRMLPGGHLLVAPGDMRRDVDLVVTVDAPSVNRLGALSEFTQLGCAVLVIDHHKSNTLFGSVNLVDPKADSTTMVVAELLDAWGKEIDRDVASCLYAGLTTDTGSFRWASPGALRLAARLVELGVDNAAISRELFDTHPFVWLPLLSRVLSRAQLVPEAAGGRGLVFAVVAHEEWMENRSEEVESIVDIVRTTHEAEVAAVFKEIEPGHWSVSMRAKSYDLAAVASGFGGGGHTLAAGYSAAGPIDDVVAQLTAALG; encoded by the coding sequence GTGACCGCGATCGACTCGACGACTGAGATCACCCGCCCATCGCGGCGGGTGGACGCGCACGGCGCCGTCGAGGTCCTGCGTGGCGCCGGCGCGGTCAGCGTCATCTGCCACGTCCACCCCGACGCCGACAGTGTGGGAGCCGGGCTGGCGTTGGCGTTGATTCTCGAGCGTGACGGTGTCGACGTCGAAGTGAGTTTCGCGACGCCGTCGACACTGCCGGAATCCCTGCGGATGCTGCCCGGGGGACACCTGCTGGTGGCCCCCGGTGACATGCGCCGCGACGTCGATCTGGTGGTGACTGTCGACGCCCCGAGCGTGAACCGCCTCGGCGCGCTGTCGGAGTTCACTCAGCTCGGCTGCGCGGTGCTCGTCATCGATCACCACAAGTCGAACACCCTGTTCGGCAGCGTGAATCTTGTTGATCCGAAAGCGGATTCGACCACCATGGTGGTCGCCGAGCTGCTCGACGCGTGGGGCAAGGAGATCGACCGGGACGTGGCGTCATGCCTATACGCCGGGCTGACCACCGACACCGGCTCGTTCCGGTGGGCATCGCCGGGTGCCTTGCGGCTGGCCGCGCGCCTGGTCGAGCTCGGGGTGGACAATGCCGCGATCAGCCGGGAGTTGTTCGACACGCATCCGTTCGTGTGGCTGCCCTTGCTGTCGCGGGTACTGTCCCGCGCACAGTTGGTGCCCGAGGCGGCAGGCGGGCGCGGGCTGGTCTTCGCGGTGGTCGCTCACGAGGAGTGGATGGAGAACCGCTCCGAAGAGGTCGAGAGCATCGTGGACATCGTCCGCACCACGCACGAAGCCGAGGTCGCCGCGGTCTTCAAGGAGATCGAGCCCGGGCACTGGTCGGTGTCGATGCGGGCCAAGAGCTATGACCTGGCGGCGGTCGCCAGCGGTTTCGGCGGCGGTGGGCACACGTTGGCCGCCGGGTACTCCGCAGCCGGACCGATCGACGACGTGGTGGCGCAGCTGACCGCCGCCCTTGGCTGA
- the rbfA gene encoding 30S ribosome-binding factor RbfA has product MVDVGRARRLSKRIATIVASAIEFEIKDPPLAFVTVTDTKVTGDLHDATVYYTVRGKTLDDEPDYAGAAAALERAKGTLRTKVGAGTGVRFTPTLSFVLDKVPDTAQKMEELLAKARAADADVARIRAGATPAGDAQPYRVVGEEGDVGQERSDPGNVNSSSSQDDQDAGDRDRLDD; this is encoded by the coding sequence GTGGTTGATGTTGGCAGGGCCCGCAGGCTCTCCAAGCGCATCGCCACCATCGTCGCCTCGGCGATCGAGTTCGAGATCAAGGATCCGCCGCTGGCGTTCGTGACGGTCACCGACACCAAGGTGACTGGTGACCTTCACGACGCCACCGTGTATTACACGGTGCGCGGCAAGACCCTCGACGACGAGCCGGACTATGCCGGTGCGGCCGCGGCGCTCGAACGTGCCAAAGGCACCCTGCGTACCAAGGTCGGTGCGGGCACCGGTGTGCGGTTCACTCCGACCCTGTCCTTCGTTCTGGACAAGGTGCCCGACACCGCGCAGAAGATGGAGGAGCTGCTCGCCAAGGCGCGGGCTGCTGACGCCGATGTGGCCCGGATTCGGGCCGGGGCCACTCCTGCGGGAGACGCGCAGCCGTACCGTGTGGTAGGAGAAGAGGGGGACGTTGGGCAGGAGCGCAGCGACCCGGGAAATGTGAACAGTTCTTCTTCGCAGGACGACCAGGACGCCGGTGACCGCGATCGACTCGACGACTGA
- a CDS encoding enoyl-CoA hydratase: MTGDDILLIDTTDRVRTVTLNRPNSRNALSSALRSRFFSALREAETDEGVDVIIVTGADPVFCAGLDLKELGDTTELPDISPKWPPMTKPVIGAINGAAVTGGLELALYCDILIASENARFADTHARVGLLPTWGLSVRLPQKVGVGMARRMSLTGDYLSADDALRAGLVTQVVAHDELLPTARAVAASIVGNNQKAVRALLTSYHRIDEDQTGSGLWIEAMSARKWMAATSGDDIAASRASVIERGRSQVK, from the coding sequence ATGACCGGCGACGACATCCTGCTCATTGACACCACCGACCGCGTCCGCACGGTGACGCTGAATCGGCCCAACTCGCGTAACGCGCTGTCGAGCGCACTGCGAAGCCGTTTTTTCAGCGCGCTTCGCGAGGCGGAGACCGACGAGGGCGTCGACGTCATCATCGTCACCGGCGCCGACCCGGTGTTCTGCGCGGGGCTGGACCTCAAGGAACTCGGCGACACCACCGAGCTGCCCGACATCTCCCCCAAGTGGCCGCCCATGACCAAGCCCGTCATCGGTGCGATCAACGGCGCTGCCGTGACCGGCGGACTCGAACTCGCGCTGTACTGCGACATCCTGATCGCCTCTGAGAACGCCCGCTTCGCCGACACCCACGCCCGGGTCGGGCTGCTGCCGACATGGGGCCTGAGCGTGCGGCTGCCGCAGAAGGTGGGCGTCGGAATGGCCCGGCGGATGAGCCTCACCGGGGACTACCTGTCCGCCGACGACGCGCTGCGGGCCGGGTTGGTGACCCAGGTCGTCGCCCACGACGAGCTTCTTCCCACCGCGCGGGCGGTGGCCGCCTCGATCGTCGGCAACAACCAGAAGGCCGTCCGCGCGCTGCTGACGTCATATCACCGCATCGACGAGGACCAGACCGGCTCGGGACTGTGGATCGAGGCGATGTCGGCCAGGAAGTGGATGGCAGCGACATCCGGTGACGACATCGCCGCCAGCCGCGCCTCGGTGATCGAACGTGGTCGCAGCCAGGTGAAATAG
- the infB gene encoding translation initiation factor IF-2, with product MAGKARVHELAKELGVTSKEVLARLSDQGEFVKSASSTVEAPVARRLRESFGGGKPDKAPAKAAPAGAAGNGAPAPKPAPVADGTVATAPRATPGPKPSAPAPAPAPAAPTPAPPAPAAPAAPAPAASAAPAAPAAPAPAGTPGPTPGPRPGPAAPKPGMPRPPRVGNNPFSSAQPVERPAPRPQGPRPGPGAGGPRPGAPRPGGATPGNMPPRPPGARPGAPGRPGAPRPGGGPRPGGGPGGGGRPGGGGGGNYRTGGPGGGGGGGAAAGGFRGRPGGGGPGGGGGRPGQRGGAAGAFGRPGGAPRRGRKSKRAKRAEYESMQAPVVGGVRLPHGNGETIRLARGASLSDFAEKIDANPAALVQALFNLGEMVTATQSVGDETLELLGSEMNYVVQVVSPEDEDRELLESFDLTYGEDEGDEGDLEVRPPVVTVMGHVDHGKTRLLDTIRKASVREGEAGGITQHIGAYQVTVEHDGVVRPITFIDTPGHEAFTAMRARGAKATDIAILVVAADDGVMPQTVEAINHAQAADVPIVVAVNKIDKEGADPAKIRAQLTEYNLVAEDFGGDTMFVDISAKNGTNIEALEEAVLLTADAALDLRANPDMEAQGVAIEAHLDRGRGPVATVLIQRGTLRVGDSVVAGDAYGRVRRMVDEHGEDVTEALPSRPVQVIGFTSVPGAGDNFLVVDEDRIARQIADRRSARKRNALAARTRKRISLEDLDSALKETSQLNLILKGDNSGTVEALEEALLGIEVDDEVELRVIDRGVGGVTETNVNLASASDAIIIGFNVRAEGKATELANREGVEIRYYSVIYQAIDEIQSALKGMLKPIYEEKELGRAEIRAIFRSSKVGNIAGCLVQSGIMRRNAKARLLRDNVVIAENLTVSSLKREKDDATEVREGYECGLTLTYSDIKEGDVIETYELVEKERV from the coding sequence GTGGCAGGTAAGGCCCGCGTACACGAGTTGGCCAAGGAACTCGGTGTCACCAGCAAGGAAGTTCTCGCCCGACTGAGCGATCAGGGCGAATTCGTCAAATCCGCGTCGTCGACGGTGGAAGCCCCCGTCGCACGCCGCCTGAGGGAGTCGTTCGGCGGCGGTAAGCCCGACAAAGCCCCGGCGAAAGCCGCCCCGGCCGGCGCGGCCGGAAACGGAGCGCCGGCACCCAAGCCCGCGCCCGTCGCCGATGGCACTGTGGCGACGGCGCCGCGCGCGACGCCGGGACCCAAGCCGTCCGCCCCGGCCCCGGCTCCCGCCCCGGCTGCGCCGACTCCGGCACCGCCCGCGCCTGCAGCTCCGGCCGCACCCGCCCCCGCGGCCTCGGCGGCCCCTGCCGCACCCGCGGCACCCGCGCCGGCCGGCACCCCGGGGCCGACGCCCGGTCCCCGTCCGGGACCGGCCGCGCCGAAGCCGGGCATGCCCCGGCCGCCGCGCGTCGGCAACAACCCGTTCTCTTCGGCTCAGCCCGTCGAGCGTCCCGCGCCCCGCCCCCAGGGCCCGCGTCCCGGGCCCGGTGCCGGTGGTCCGCGTCCCGGCGCGCCGCGTCCGGGTGGAGCCACACCCGGCAACATGCCTCCTCGGCCGCCCGGCGCCCGCCCCGGTGCGCCCGGTCGCCCCGGCGCCCCGCGTCCGGGTGGCGGTCCCCGCCCCGGCGGTGGTCCCGGTGGTGGCGGTCGTCCCGGTGGCGGCGGTGGCGGTAACTACCGCACCGGCGGTCCCGGTGGCGGCGGTGGCGGCGGAGCTGCTGCCGGCGGCTTCAGAGGCCGTCCCGGCGGCGGTGGTCCCGGTGGTGGCGGTGGTCGTCCCGGTCAGCGCGGTGGCGCGGCCGGTGCGTTCGGCCGTCCCGGCGGTGCGCCGCGTCGCGGCCGCAAGTCGAAGCGGGCAAAACGCGCCGAGTACGAGAGCATGCAGGCCCCGGTCGTCGGTGGCGTGCGGTTGCCGCACGGCAACGGCGAGACCATCCGGCTGGCCCGTGGCGCATCGCTGAGCGACTTCGCCGAGAAGATCGACGCCAACCCGGCCGCATTGGTCCAGGCGCTGTTCAACCTCGGTGAGATGGTGACCGCCACCCAGTCCGTCGGTGACGAGACGCTCGAACTGCTCGGCAGCGAGATGAACTACGTCGTGCAGGTCGTCTCGCCGGAAGACGAGGACCGCGAGCTGCTGGAGTCGTTCGACCTCACCTACGGCGAGGACGAAGGCGACGAGGGCGACCTGGAGGTCCGCCCGCCGGTGGTCACCGTCATGGGTCACGTCGACCACGGCAAGACCCGACTGCTGGACACCATCCGCAAGGCCAGCGTCCGCGAGGGCGAGGCTGGCGGCATCACCCAGCACATCGGCGCTTACCAGGTGACCGTCGAGCACGACGGTGTCGTCCGCCCGATCACCTTCATCGACACCCCGGGTCACGAGGCGTTCACCGCCATGCGTGCCCGCGGTGCGAAGGCCACCGACATCGCGATCCTGGTGGTCGCCGCCGACGACGGCGTCATGCCGCAGACGGTGGAGGCCATCAACCACGCGCAGGCCGCTGATGTGCCGATCGTGGTCGCGGTCAACAAGATCGACAAGGAGGGCGCCGACCCGGCCAAGATCCGGGCCCAGCTCACCGAATACAACCTGGTTGCCGAGGACTTCGGTGGCGACACCATGTTCGTCGACATCTCGGCCAAGAACGGCACCAACATCGAGGCGCTGGAGGAAGCGGTCCTGCTGACCGCCGACGCGGCACTGGACCTGCGGGCCAACCCCGATATGGAAGCCCAGGGCGTGGCCATCGAGGCGCACCTGGACCGCGGCCGCGGCCCGGTGGCCACGGTGCTCATCCAGCGCGGCACGCTGCGGGTCGGCGACTCCGTTGTCGCCGGCGACGCCTACGGCCGGGTTCGCCGGATGGTCGACGAGCACGGCGAGGACGTCACCGAGGCATTGCCGTCGCGACCGGTGCAGGTCATCGGTTTCACGTCGGTGCCAGGTGCCGGCGACAACTTCCTGGTTGTCGACGAAGACCGCATCGCCCGCCAGATCGCCGACCGGCGCAGCGCGCGTAAGCGCAATGCACTGGCCGCGCGTACCCGCAAGCGGATCAGCCTGGAAGACCTGGATTCGGCGCTGAAGGAAACCAGCCAGCTGAACCTGATCCTCAAGGGCGACAACTCGGGCACCGTCGAGGCGCTCGAGGAAGCCTTGCTGGGCATCGAGGTGGACGACGAGGTGGAGTTGCGCGTCATCGACCGCGGTGTCGGTGGCGTCACCGAGACCAACGTCAACCTGGCGTCGGCATCGGACGCGATCATCATCGGGTTCAACGTGCGCGCCGAGGGCAAGGCCACCGAACTGGCCAACCGCGAGGGTGTGGAGATCCGGTACTACTCGGTGATCTACCAGGCGATCGACGAGATCCAGAGCGCGCTCAAGGGCATGCTCAAGCCGATCTACGAGGAGAAGGAGCTCGGCCGCGCCGAGATCCGCGCGATCTTCCGGTCGTCGAAGGTCGGCAACATCGCCGGCTGCCTCGTGCAGTCCGGCATCATGCGGCGCAACGCCAAGGCGCGGTTGCTGCGTGACAACGTCGTCATCGCCGAGAACCTCACGGTCTCCTCGCTCAAGCGGGAAAAGGACGACGCCACCGAGGTGCGCGAGGGTTACGAATGCGGTCTCACGCTGACGTACTCCGACATCAAGGAAGGCGACGTCATCGAGACCTACGAGCTGGTCGAGAAGGAGCGCGTCTAG
- a CDS encoding Calx-beta domain-containing protein, with the protein MTTSADATPPVTTQAGERADLGAPNTAAAVTPATEQNLPAITTVPVPAALVAPARHAAAVAVRPPNIVSGFLSLFGLRPGTGLPPAPIQLLTGALALIRRDIESVVNQVTAWTAAPATRSLSAAATGTTTTVTWAWGSNPVLAFNPATDKLDFGWMQPGQFTVVERSGSVVIGVVDNNHSYTLQGVSLGQLSTTNIVAKDAGTVAKWQSLISGAQTALPSVSVADTTVTEGNSGTTKAAFTITLSKASTKPVTVNYTTANGSATAGQDYTAGSGTVTFAAGQVSQVVNVNVLGDATVEPTETFTVTLSNPSGATLGRATATGTITNDDAAPVLPRISIADATAAEGNSGSASMGFTVTLSTASTTTVTLNYTTANGTATAGQDYTAGSGTVTFAPGVTSQVINVGVLGDTTVEPTETFTVTLSNASGATIADGSAVGTITNDDTATTPGGTAQWGTSFFAPYIDMGAYPVPNLLALSKTYGTSLVTLGFMQADQNGNLAWAGLAALEPSSTNEQAVAINTSIATFKAAGGDVMISFGGASGTSLAQAYAAKGRSAQELANAYAAVIDTYGVTHIDFDIEGAAVADPASVALNSQALALLQKQKPELHIWYTLPVLPTGLTADGLNVVDSAVKAGVKLDGVNVMAMDYGESAAPTSGAGAKTMGAYAIQSAQSTYTQLKSLYGKYGQSFGYSQIGVTPMLGVNDVLTEVFTVADAQALEDFARANGIGMLSMWQVLRDTPGTLGQASTGASGLSDPQGAFSKVFNDYGTINVVDYSSTGGTGGTGGTGGTGGGTPVTGGTTTTITWGWGSNPVLSFNPAKDTLDFVWMQPSEFDVTEKAGSVVISVVGNNHTYTLQGVTLSQLQAGNIIAKDAGTLAKWQSLIAAAKAV; encoded by the coding sequence GTGACCACCTCCGCAGACGCCACACCCCCGGTGACGACGCAGGCCGGCGAGCGGGCGGATCTCGGCGCGCCGAACACGGCCGCCGCCGTAACGCCTGCAACCGAACAGAATTTGCCAGCTATCACCACCGTGCCGGTGCCTGCGGCCCTCGTTGCCCCGGCGCGGCACGCCGCGGCTGTCGCGGTTCGCCCACCGAACATCGTGTCGGGATTTCTGTCACTGTTCGGACTGAGGCCGGGCACCGGCCTGCCGCCGGCCCCGATCCAGCTGCTGACCGGTGCGCTGGCACTGATCAGGCGCGACATCGAGTCGGTGGTCAACCAGGTGACGGCGTGGACGGCCGCTCCGGCCACCCGCAGCCTGTCCGCCGCCGCCACCGGCACGACCACCACGGTCACCTGGGCGTGGGGGTCGAACCCGGTGCTGGCGTTCAACCCGGCCACCGACAAACTCGATTTCGGCTGGATGCAGCCGGGCCAGTTCACCGTCGTCGAGAGATCCGGATCCGTGGTGATCGGGGTCGTCGACAACAACCACTCCTACACGCTGCAGGGAGTCAGCCTGGGGCAGCTGTCGACGACCAACATCGTCGCCAAGGACGCGGGCACCGTGGCCAAGTGGCAGTCGCTGATCAGCGGCGCGCAGACCGCGCTTCCCAGCGTCTCGGTCGCCGACACGACGGTCACCGAAGGCAACAGCGGCACGACGAAGGCCGCGTTCACGATCACCCTGTCGAAGGCCAGCACCAAACCGGTGACGGTGAACTACACGACCGCCAACGGCTCGGCCACCGCCGGCCAGGACTACACGGCCGGCTCCGGTACCGTGACGTTCGCCGCGGGGCAGGTGTCGCAGGTGGTGAACGTCAACGTGCTCGGCGATGCGACCGTCGAACCGACTGAGACGTTCACTGTCACGCTGTCGAATCCGTCGGGTGCCACCCTCGGTCGGGCCACCGCGACGGGCACCATCACCAACGACGACGCCGCACCCGTGCTGCCGAGGATTTCTATTGCGGACGCCACCGCGGCTGAGGGCAACAGCGGCAGCGCTTCGATGGGGTTCACGGTGACGCTGTCCACAGCGTCGACCACCACGGTCACCCTGAACTACACGACGGCCAACGGCACAGCCACCGCCGGCCAGGACTACACAGCCGGTTCCGGCACGGTCACGTTCGCGCCCGGGGTCACCTCGCAGGTGATCAACGTCGGCGTGCTGGGGGATACCACGGTCGAGCCGACCGAGACGTTCACGGTCACGCTGTCGAATGCGTCCGGCGCCACCATCGCCGACGGCTCGGCGGTCGGCACGATCACCAACGACGACACCGCGACGACACCGGGCGGAACCGCGCAGTGGGGCACGAGCTTCTTCGCGCCGTACATCGACATGGGCGCCTACCCGGTGCCGAATCTGCTCGCGCTGTCGAAGACCTACGGCACCTCGCTGGTGACGCTCGGCTTCATGCAGGCCGACCAGAACGGCAACCTCGCCTGGGCGGGATTGGCTGCGCTGGAACCGAGTTCGACCAACGAACAGGCGGTTGCCATCAACACGTCGATCGCCACGTTCAAGGCGGCCGGCGGCGACGTGATGATCTCGTTCGGCGGCGCGTCGGGCACCAGCCTCGCCCAGGCGTATGCGGCCAAGGGCCGCAGCGCCCAGGAGCTGGCCAACGCCTACGCCGCGGTGATCGACACCTACGGCGTCACCCATATCGACTTCGACATCGAGGGTGCTGCCGTCGCCGACCCGGCGTCGGTCGCGCTCAACAGCCAAGCCCTCGCGCTGCTGCAGAAGCAGAAGCCGGAGCTGCACATCTGGTACACGCTGCCGGTCTTGCCGACCGGGCTGACCGCCGACGGACTCAACGTCGTGGACTCCGCTGTCAAGGCCGGGGTCAAACTCGACGGCGTGAACGTGATGGCGATGGACTATGGCGAGTCCGCAGCGCCGACAAGCGGTGCGGGCGCAAAAACCATGGGCGCGTATGCGATTCAATCAGCCCAGTCGACGTACACGCAGCTGAAGTCGCTGTACGGCAAGTACGGGCAGAGCTTCGGCTACAGCCAGATCGGTGTGACTCCGATGCTTGGCGTCAACGACGTCCTCACCGAGGTGTTCACCGTGGCCGACGCGCAGGCGCTGGAAGACTTCGCCCGCGCCAACGGCATCGGCATGCTCTCGATGTGGCAGGTGCTCCGCGACACCCCGGGAACCCTGGGGCAGGCGAGCACCGGGGCTTCCGGATTGAGTGATCCGCAGGGCGCATTCAGCAAGGTGTTCAACGATTACGGCACGATCAACGTCGTCGACTACAGCAGCACCGGGGGAACCGGTGGCACCGGGGGAACCGGCGGCACCGGCGGCGGCACCCCGGTGACCGGCGGCACGACGACGACGATCACGTGGGGCTGGGGCAGTAACCCGGTGCTCAGCTTCAACCCGGCGAAGGACACCCTGGACTTCGTCTGGATGCAGCCCAGCGAGTTCGACGTCACCGAGAAGGCCGGTTCCGTGGTGATCTCCGTGGTCGGCAACAATCACACGTACACGCTCCAGGGCGTGACGCTGAGTCAGCTGCAGGCCGGCAACATCATCGCGAAGGACGCCGGCACGCTGGCCAAGTGGCAGAGCCTCATCGCCGCCGCGAAAGCGGTGTAG